In Anaerobacillus isosaccharinicus, one genomic interval encodes:
- a CDS encoding stage V sporulation protein S, producing MEVLKVSAKSNPNSVAGALAGVIRERGAAEIQAIGAGALNQSVKAVAIARGFVAPSGIDLICIPAFTDIKIDGEERTAIKLIIEPR from the coding sequence ATGGAAGTATTAAAAGTTTCAGCAAAATCTAACCCTAATTCAGTAGCTGGTGCCCTTGCAGGTGTTATTCGAGAACGAGGAGCTGCTGAAATTCAAGCAATTGGTGCAGGTGCGTTAAACCAATCCGTTAAAGCAGTCGCTATTGCAAGAGGATTTGTAGCCCCAAGTGGAATTGATTTAATTTGTATACCAGCATTTACAGACATAAAAATTGATGGGGAAGAACGAACTGCCATAAAGTTAATTATCGAGCCAAGATAA
- a CDS encoding TIGR00282 family metallophosphoesterase → MKLLFIGDVVGSPGRDMLATYLPRLKNKYKPTITIVNGENSANGKGITEKIYKQILDLGAQVVTLGNHTWDQRELIEVIDHCPNLVRPANFPEEVPGKGYTIVKINQLEVGVISIQGRTFLPPLDCPFKKADELIAIIKKRTPIIFVDFHAEATSEKQAMGWYLDGRVTAVIGTHTHVQTADYRILPNKTAYMTDVGMTGPYDGILGMERGAVLHRFLTSLPVRFEVAAGREQLNGVLIDIDPKTGAAKSISPININEDHPFFD, encoded by the coding sequence TTGAAATTATTATTTATTGGTGATGTTGTAGGTTCTCCAGGAAGGGATATGCTTGCAACTTATTTACCAAGGTTAAAAAACAAATATAAACCAACGATCACAATTGTCAACGGTGAAAATTCGGCAAACGGTAAAGGGATTACAGAAAAAATATATAAACAAATTCTTGATTTAGGTGCCCAAGTTGTTACATTAGGAAATCATACTTGGGACCAACGAGAACTAATTGAAGTGATTGACCATTGCCCTAATCTAGTTCGCCCTGCTAACTTCCCCGAGGAAGTACCAGGTAAGGGCTATACAATTGTTAAAATAAATCAGCTCGAAGTAGGAGTCATAAGTATACAGGGAAGAACATTCTTGCCACCTTTAGATTGTCCTTTTAAAAAAGCAGATGAATTAATCGCCATTATTAAAAAACGAACACCGATAATTTTTGTCGATTTTCATGCAGAAGCTACAAGTGAGAAGCAAGCAATGGGTTGGTATTTAGATGGGAGAGTTACAGCAGTTATTGGCACCCATACACATGTTCAAACGGCTGATTATCGCATCTTACCGAATAAAACAGCTTATATGACTGATGTTGGTATGACAGGGCCGTATGATGGCATATTAGGGATGGAACGGGGAGCAGTATTACATAGGTTCTTAACAAGTTTGCCAGTTAGGTTTGAGGTTGCTGCGGGACGTGAGCAATTAAATGGGGTGTTAATAGACATAGACCCTAAAACTGGGGCAGCCAAATCGATTTCTCCAATCAATATTAATGAAGATCATCCATTTTTTGACTAA